A genomic segment from Aegilops tauschii subsp. strangulata cultivar AL8/78 chromosome 1, Aet v6.0, whole genome shotgun sequence encodes:
- the LOC109743073 gene encoding G-type lectin S-receptor-like serine/threonine-protein kinase B120 isoform X1, giving the protein MDLSRSATCTVAAVAVVCLMLPRPCAPAGDQLAVGELLLLGKSVVSDGGAFALGFFVPDDATPARQYLGIWYNNIPGRPTVVWVANRETPLFANRTSSSSGPAPALALANDSTLVLSGADGGVLWTSGVPSVGTSSSSSSAVLRNDGNLVVRSPNGTALWQSFDHPTDTLIPGMKVRMSHRTLRGDIFVSWKSPGDPAPGSFSYGVDPGTYIQLLLWNGTRPYWRSPVWTGIAVTTNYIGAGTVIYTAVVDTTEEISTAFTVSDGASPTRYVITSSGEFQVVSWNGTASAWATLDSWPGSSGCSRYGYCGAYGYCDVMAAACRCLDGFEPANAAEWSDGRFEQGCRRKEALPPCGVLDGEGFLPMPSMKVPDKFLLEGGNRSAEECAARCAANCSCVAYAYADLQSSSAKGEVSRCLVWVGDLVDTQMIGGRMAVNGETLYLRVAVAAAASRGRNASKNALKIVLPVVASVLMLTCIFCLWFCRLKDKGRRTNSTESQNKLTASNWNEMGQGDHTEDLELPCIRFADIVTATRNFSETCMIGRGGFGKVYKGTLDRGQVVAIKRLSKNSDQGAEEFKNEAILISKLQHRNLVRLLGCCTEAAEKLLIYEYLPNKGLDTILFDSAMKSVLDWPTRLGIIKGVARGLLYLHQDSRLTVIHRDLKASNVLLDAEMRPKIADFGMAKIFGDNQVKADTKRVVGTYGYIAPEYLTAGVFSVKSDVYSFGVLLLEIVSGVRISSSDGIMEFPSLIAFAWSLWREGKARDLVDPSMAGSCSTDEALLCIHVGLLCVEDEPSRRPLMSSVVSIFENGSVSSMSLPTPIQPAYFTMMEERRDDTVNTRNTMTMTVLEGR; this is encoded by the exons ATGGATCTATCACGTTCCGCCACCTGCACCGTCGCGGCCGTCGCCGTCGTCTGCCTCATGTTGCCGCGTCCCTGCGCGCCGGCCGGCGACCAGCTGGCCGTCGGCGAGCTGCTCTTGCTCGGGAAATCCGTCGTGTCCGACGGCGGCGCCTTCgctctgggcttcttcgtcccGGACGATGCCACCCCGGCCAGGCAGTACCTCGGCATATGGTACAACAACATCCCCGGCCGCCCCACCGTCGTATGGGTGGCCAACCGGGAAACACCACTCTTCGCCAACCGCacttcctcctcctccggcccggCCCCGGCGCTCGCGCTGGCCAACGACTCCACCCTCGTCCTGTCCGGCGCCGACGGCGGCGTTCTTTGGACATCCGGCGTGCCCTCCGTGGGtacctcgtcctcgtcctcatccgCCGTGCTTAGGAACGACGGCAACCTAGTCGTCCGGTCGCCGAACGGGACCGCGCTGTGGCAGAGCTTCGACCACCCGACGGACACCCTCATCCCGGGCATGAAGGTCCGGATGAGCCACCGGACGCTGCGGGGTGACATCTTCGTGTCTTGGAAGTCCCCCGGCGACCCGGCGCCGGGAAGCTTCTCCTACGGCGTGGACCCCGGTACGTACATCCAGCTGCTCCTGTGGAACGGGACGCGCCCCTACTGGCGCTCTCCCGTGTGGACGGGGATCGCCGTCACCACCAACTACATCGGTGCTGGCACCGTCATCTACACGGCGGTTGTCGACACCACCGAGGAGATCTCCACGGCCTTCACTGTCTCCGACGGCGCCTCGCCCACGCGCTACGTGATCACCAGCTCGGGCGAGTTCCAGGTCGTCAGCTGGAACGGCACCGCGTCGGCCTGGGCAACGCTCGATTCGTGGCCAGGGTCCAGCGGGTGCAGCCGGTACGGCTACTGCGGCGCGTACGGGTACTGCGACGTCATGGCGGCGGCGTGCAGGTGCCTCGACGGCTTCGAACCGGCCAACGCGGCGGAGTGGAGCGACGGCAGGTTCGAGCAGGGCTGCCGGCGGAAGGAGGCGCTGCCGCCGTGCGGCGTCTTGGATGGGGAAGGATTCCTGCCGATGCCGAGCATGAAGGTGCCGGACAAGTTCTTGCTGGAGGGCGGCAACCGGAGCGCGGAGGAGTGCGCGGCGAGGTGCGCGGCGAACTGCTCGTGCGTGGCTTACGCGTACGCCGACCTGCAAAGCAGCAGTGCCAAGGGGGAAGTGAGCCGGTGCCTCGTCTGGGTCGGGGACCTCGTCGACACGCAGATGATCGGCGGGCGCATGGCTGTCAACGGCGAGACGCTCTACCTCCGGGTTGccgttgctgctgctgcttccaGAG GAAGAAATGCAAGCAAAAACGCACTGAAAATTGTGCTGCCGGTGGTAGCAAGTGTCCTGATGCTCACATGCATTTTCTGTTTATGGTTCTGCAGGCTCAAAG ACAAGGGAAGAAGAACCAACTCAACCGAGAGCCAAAACAAGCTGACCGCGTCTAATTGGAATGAAATGGGCCAAGGAGATCACACTGAAGATCTTGAGTTGCCATGCATACGGTTTGCCGACATTGTTACCGCCACACGGAACTTCTCCGAAACATGCATGATCGGACGTGGAGGCTTCGGCAAGGTTTACAAG GGAACATTAGACAGGGGTCAAGTGGTTGCTATCAAGAGGCTGAGTAAAAATTCAGATCAAGGAGCAGAGGAGTTCAAGAACGAGGCCATTTTGATCTCCAAACTTCAGCACAGGAACCTGGTTCGTCTCCTTGGCTGCTGCACCGAGGCAGCAGAGAAGCTGCTCATCTACGAGTACCTGCCCAACAAAGGCCTGGACACCATCCTCTTCG ACAGTGCAATGAAATCGGTGCTAGACTGGCCGACGCGGCTGGGGATCATCAAGGGCGTGGCGAGGGGGCTCCTCTACCTACACCAGGACTCTCGGCTGACGGTGATACACAGGGACCTCAAGGCCAGCAACGTGCTGCTGGACGCGGAGATGAGGCCCAAGATAGCGGATTTCGGCATGGCCAAGATTTTCGGTGACAACCAGGTGAAGGCCGACACCAAGCGCGTCGTCGGAACATA TGGCTACATTGCTCCCGAGTACTTGACGGCGGGCGTCTTCTCCGTCAAATCCGACGTGTACAGCTTCGGCGTGCTGCTCCTGGAGATTGTGAGTGGTGTCAGGATCAGCTCTTCCGATGGCATCATGGAGTTCCCGAGCCTTATTGCCTTT GCATGGAGCTTGTGGAGGGAAGGGAAGGCAAGAGACCTGGTGGATCCATCCATGGCAGGGAGCTGTTCAACTGATGAGGCATTGCTCTGCATCCACGTCGGGCTGCTCTGCGTCGAGGACGAACCAAGCAGGAGGCCGCTCATGTCATCCGTCGTGTCCATATTTGAGAACGGAAGTGTGTCCTCCATGTCGCTCCCGACGCCGATCCAGCCTGCATATTTCACAATGATGGAAGAGAGGAGAGACGATACTGTGAACACCAGAAACACAATGACCATGACGGTTCTCGAGGGAAGGTAG
- the LOC109743073 gene encoding G-type lectin S-receptor-like serine/threonine-protein kinase B120 isoform X2, which translates to MDLSRSATCTVAAVAVVCLMLPRPCAPAGDQLAVGELLLLGKSVVSDGGAFALGFFVPDDATPARQYLGIWYNNIPGRPTVVWVANRETPLFANRTSSSSGPAPALALANDSTLVLSGADGGVLWTSGVPSVGTSSSSSSAVLRNDGNLVVRSPNGTALWQSFDHPTDTLIPGMKVRMSHRTLRGDIFVSWKSPGDPAPGSFSYGVDPGTYIQLLLWNGTRPYWRSPVWTGIAVTTNYIGAGTVIYTAVVDTTEEISTAFTVSDGASPTRYVITSSGEFQVVSWNGTASAWATLDSWPGSSGCSRYGYCGAYGYCDVMAAACRCLDGFEPANAAEWSDGRFEQGCRRKEALPPCGVLDGEGFLPMPSMKVPDKFLLEGGNRSAEECAARCAANCSCVAYAYADLQSSSAKGEVSRCLVWVGDLVDTQMIGGRMAVNGETLYLRVAVAAAASRDKGRRTNSTESQNKLTASNWNEMGQGDHTEDLELPCIRFADIVTATRNFSETCMIGRGGFGKVYKGTLDRGQVVAIKRLSKNSDQGAEEFKNEAILISKLQHRNLVRLLGCCTEAAEKLLIYEYLPNKGLDTILFDSAMKSVLDWPTRLGIIKGVARGLLYLHQDSRLTVIHRDLKASNVLLDAEMRPKIADFGMAKIFGDNQVKADTKRVVGTYGYIAPEYLTAGVFSVKSDVYSFGVLLLEIVSGVRISSSDGIMEFPSLIAFAWSLWREGKARDLVDPSMAGSCSTDEALLCIHVGLLCVEDEPSRRPLMSSVVSIFENGSVSSMSLPTPIQPAYFTMMEERRDDTVNTRNTMTMTVLEGR; encoded by the exons ATGGATCTATCACGTTCCGCCACCTGCACCGTCGCGGCCGTCGCCGTCGTCTGCCTCATGTTGCCGCGTCCCTGCGCGCCGGCCGGCGACCAGCTGGCCGTCGGCGAGCTGCTCTTGCTCGGGAAATCCGTCGTGTCCGACGGCGGCGCCTTCgctctgggcttcttcgtcccGGACGATGCCACCCCGGCCAGGCAGTACCTCGGCATATGGTACAACAACATCCCCGGCCGCCCCACCGTCGTATGGGTGGCCAACCGGGAAACACCACTCTTCGCCAACCGCacttcctcctcctccggcccggCCCCGGCGCTCGCGCTGGCCAACGACTCCACCCTCGTCCTGTCCGGCGCCGACGGCGGCGTTCTTTGGACATCCGGCGTGCCCTCCGTGGGtacctcgtcctcgtcctcatccgCCGTGCTTAGGAACGACGGCAACCTAGTCGTCCGGTCGCCGAACGGGACCGCGCTGTGGCAGAGCTTCGACCACCCGACGGACACCCTCATCCCGGGCATGAAGGTCCGGATGAGCCACCGGACGCTGCGGGGTGACATCTTCGTGTCTTGGAAGTCCCCCGGCGACCCGGCGCCGGGAAGCTTCTCCTACGGCGTGGACCCCGGTACGTACATCCAGCTGCTCCTGTGGAACGGGACGCGCCCCTACTGGCGCTCTCCCGTGTGGACGGGGATCGCCGTCACCACCAACTACATCGGTGCTGGCACCGTCATCTACACGGCGGTTGTCGACACCACCGAGGAGATCTCCACGGCCTTCACTGTCTCCGACGGCGCCTCGCCCACGCGCTACGTGATCACCAGCTCGGGCGAGTTCCAGGTCGTCAGCTGGAACGGCACCGCGTCGGCCTGGGCAACGCTCGATTCGTGGCCAGGGTCCAGCGGGTGCAGCCGGTACGGCTACTGCGGCGCGTACGGGTACTGCGACGTCATGGCGGCGGCGTGCAGGTGCCTCGACGGCTTCGAACCGGCCAACGCGGCGGAGTGGAGCGACGGCAGGTTCGAGCAGGGCTGCCGGCGGAAGGAGGCGCTGCCGCCGTGCGGCGTCTTGGATGGGGAAGGATTCCTGCCGATGCCGAGCATGAAGGTGCCGGACAAGTTCTTGCTGGAGGGCGGCAACCGGAGCGCGGAGGAGTGCGCGGCGAGGTGCGCGGCGAACTGCTCGTGCGTGGCTTACGCGTACGCCGACCTGCAAAGCAGCAGTGCCAAGGGGGAAGTGAGCCGGTGCCTCGTCTGGGTCGGGGACCTCGTCGACACGCAGATGATCGGCGGGCGCATGGCTGTCAACGGCGAGACGCTCTACCTCCGGGTTGccgttgctgctgctgcttccaGAG ACAAGGGAAGAAGAACCAACTCAACCGAGAGCCAAAACAAGCTGACCGCGTCTAATTGGAATGAAATGGGCCAAGGAGATCACACTGAAGATCTTGAGTTGCCATGCATACGGTTTGCCGACATTGTTACCGCCACACGGAACTTCTCCGAAACATGCATGATCGGACGTGGAGGCTTCGGCAAGGTTTACAAG GGAACATTAGACAGGGGTCAAGTGGTTGCTATCAAGAGGCTGAGTAAAAATTCAGATCAAGGAGCAGAGGAGTTCAAGAACGAGGCCATTTTGATCTCCAAACTTCAGCACAGGAACCTGGTTCGTCTCCTTGGCTGCTGCACCGAGGCAGCAGAGAAGCTGCTCATCTACGAGTACCTGCCCAACAAAGGCCTGGACACCATCCTCTTCG ACAGTGCAATGAAATCGGTGCTAGACTGGCCGACGCGGCTGGGGATCATCAAGGGCGTGGCGAGGGGGCTCCTCTACCTACACCAGGACTCTCGGCTGACGGTGATACACAGGGACCTCAAGGCCAGCAACGTGCTGCTGGACGCGGAGATGAGGCCCAAGATAGCGGATTTCGGCATGGCCAAGATTTTCGGTGACAACCAGGTGAAGGCCGACACCAAGCGCGTCGTCGGAACATA TGGCTACATTGCTCCCGAGTACTTGACGGCGGGCGTCTTCTCCGTCAAATCCGACGTGTACAGCTTCGGCGTGCTGCTCCTGGAGATTGTGAGTGGTGTCAGGATCAGCTCTTCCGATGGCATCATGGAGTTCCCGAGCCTTATTGCCTTT GCATGGAGCTTGTGGAGGGAAGGGAAGGCAAGAGACCTGGTGGATCCATCCATGGCAGGGAGCTGTTCAACTGATGAGGCATTGCTCTGCATCCACGTCGGGCTGCTCTGCGTCGAGGACGAACCAAGCAGGAGGCCGCTCATGTCATCCGTCGTGTCCATATTTGAGAACGGAAGTGTGTCCTCCATGTCGCTCCCGACGCCGATCCAGCCTGCATATTTCACAATGATGGAAGAGAGGAGAGACGATACTGTGAACACCAGAAACACAATGACCATGACGGTTCTCGAGGGAAGGTAG